The candidate division KSB1 bacterium genome contains the following window.
CGATTTTGTTGAAGGAGAAATGGTCATTGGCAAGGTTCTGGCAGTCAACGATAAAGATGTGGCTGTGGATATTGGTTTTAAATCAGAAGGTATAATCCCAATCGAAGAATTCAACGATCCGAAAGCGATCCAGATTGGAGATGATATCGAGGTATTTCTTGATAACGTCGAAAATAAGGATGGTCAGCTTGTCCTTTCAAAAAAGAAAGCCGATTTTCTACGAGTATGGGAGAAAATTATCCAGTGTCATGACGAAAACGAAATCCTTGAAGGCACTTGCATGCGTAGAATTAAGGGCGGAATTGTGGTTGACTTGATGGGAGTTGACGCTTTTCTCCCAGGCTCTCAAATAGATGTAAAACCAATTCGGGATTTTGATGCGGTAATTGGCAAAACAATGGATTTTAAAATTGTTAAAGTAAACGAGCTCCGCAAAAATATCGTGGTTTCGCACCGGGCTCTGGTCGAGGAAGGCATGAAAGAGCAGCGCGCCCAGATCCTTGAGAATCTCGAGAAAGGACAGGTACTCGAAGGCACAGTTAAAAACATCACAGATTTCGGAGTCTTTATCGATCTGGGAGGGGTTGACGGACTGCTCCACATTAATGATCTCGCCTGGGGTCGCGTAGGTCATCCTTCCGAAGTTGTTGCGCTTGACGAAAAGATAAATATCCAGATTTTGGATTTTAATGAAGATAAAAATCGGATTTCTTTGGGATTGAAACAGCTTCAGCCTCATCCGTGGGACGATGTAAAAGATAAATATAAGGAAGGCGAAATTATCAAAGGAAAAGTTGTGAACATTTCCGATTATGGTTCATTTATCGAGCTGGAAAAAGGAGTGGAAGGTTTAATTCACATTTCCGAGATGTCCTGGACGCAGCATATTAAGCATCCCTCCAAGATTCTTTCTTTGGGTGAAACCGTTGAAGCTAAAATACTTAATCTCGATTTCGAGGGCCGAAAGATTTCCTTAGGGTTGAAGCAGCTTGAGCCCGATCCCTGGAGCGATATCGACGTCAAGTATCCGGTCGAATCGAAGCAGAAAGGAATCGTGCGAAATTTAACTAATTTTGGCGCTTTCGTTGAGTTGGAAGAGGGGATAGAC
Protein-coding sequences here:
- the rpsA gene encoding 30S ribosomal protein S1, which produces MEGGETAVAEKVENNKKSADSKKSAEKTYTFEELADEQEYPEDEFKEMVNLYEQTLTDFVEGEMVIGKVLAVNDKDVAVDIGFKSEGIIPIEEFNDPKAIQIGDDIEVFLDNVENKDGQLVLSKKKADFLRVWEKIIQCHDENEILEGTCMRRIKGGIVVDLMGVDAFLPGSQIDVKPIRDFDAVIGKTMDFKIVKVNELRKNIVVSHRALVEEGMKEQRAQILENLEKGQVLEGTVKNITDFGVFIDLGGVDGLLHINDLAWGRVGHPSEVVALDEKINIQILDFNEDKNRISLGLKQLQPHPWDDVKDKYKEGEIIKGKVVNISDYGSFIELEKGVEGLIHISEMSWTQHIKHPSKILSLGETVEAKILNLDFEGRKISLGLKQLEPDPWSDIDVKYPVESKQKGIVRNLTNFGAFVELEEGIDGLIHISDLSWTKKVRHPGEVVKKGDEVEVMVLKMDKGNRRISLGYKQTMENPWDNFEKAYKLETITKAKIVRMIEKGVIVELPEVVDGFVPLSQLKKEGIQKPSDAYQVGDELELFVIEFNKENKKIILSEKHAVQGEKGKPELAVDDKEAIAEFEKEISAPGSAGVKRDSKANSSRVLADKAAAATEARVETPAEVTEAPEAAKAEVSEETADEATSDEPESTKDKAEAATEAMVETPAEVTEAPEAAKAEVSEETADEATFDEAESTKSEEEAETKSAKSKEKEGEEETD